From a single Anoplolepis gracilipes chromosome 3, ASM4749672v1, whole genome shotgun sequence genomic region:
- the LOC140664228 gene encoding ileal sodium/bile acid cotransporter-like isoform X1: protein MYNSHTKKMSGTAYIIGFLLLRGITAWTVDIVSDITVHMNHVTSVPFSIPNYNLSSELSLVVTSQDTDIAVPSFQLLQNENNSFNGILNVTGVFLGRTRLVFTLGENGIEESQEVSRIIVVREERTIDTIFTASVAILVSILYINFGCAMDWDVCRKTLKRPIGPAIGFFCQFLIMPLLSFLIGYLIFPDRPELQIGMFFTGISPSGGASNIWTVLLDGNLSLSIAMTTICTIAAFGMMPFWVFTLGRYIFAQGELAVPYRQIGTFVIGLVIPLVIGFIIQRKLPRVSKMLVRIIKPFSIILVVFIVIFAITTNLYLFKLFSWEIVIAGMGLPWLGFTFGFIVAKICKQSQADIRAIAIETGIQNTGVAIFLLRFTLKPPADDLTTVIPVSTAIMTPIPLTILYIIKLIYQYTQKAETKVVLETVPSLEKLQQTTDISTITQLNDSKIIDRLHNN, encoded by the exons atgtacaattcGCATACGAAG aaaatgtcTGGTACCGCATACATAATAGGATTTTTGTTATTGAGAGGAATAACAGCATGGACCGTTGACATTGTATCtgatataactgtacatatgaATCATGTAACATCAGTTCCATTTAGCATacctaattataatttatcgtcAGAGTTGTCCTTAGTCGTCACTAGTCAGGACACTGATATTGCGGTACCAAGTTTCCAACTACTGCAGAATGAAAATAACTCTTTTAATGGCATTTTAAATGTTACCGGTGTGTTCCTCGGTAGAACAAGATTAGTATTTACTTTGGGAGAAAATGGG attgAAGAAAGCCAAGAAGTTTCTCGTATTATTGTAGTACGAGAAGAACGCACAATAGATACCATATTCACTGCCAGTGTTGCAATACTTGTATccattttgtatattaattttggcTGTGCAATGGATTGGGATGTATGTCGCAAAACATTAAAGAGGCCAATAGGTCCAGCTATAGGATTCTTTTGCCAGTTTTTGATTATGCCAttg TTAAGTTTTCTCATTGGCTATCTTATATTTCCTGATCGTCCTGAACTGCAAATAGGCATGTTCTTCACAGGGATAAGCCCAAGTGGTGGTGCTTCTAATATTTGGACTGTGTTACTTGATGGCAATTTAAGTCTCTCAATCGCAATGACCACAATATGTACCATTGCTGCATTTG GAATGATGCCATTTTGGGTCTTTACATTGGGCAGGTATATTTTTGCACAGGGAGAACTCGCGGTACCTTACCGTCAAATTGGTACTTTTGTAATTGGTCTTGTAATTCCACTGGTTATAGGCTTTATCATCCAAAGAAAGCTTCCAAGAGTATCAAAGATGTTAGTTCGGATAATAAAAcctttttctataattttagttGTATTCATTGTTATATTTGCCATTACGACTAATTTGTATCTTTTCAAACTATTTTCATGGGAG attGTAATCGCAGGAATGGGTTTACCTTGGTTGGGCTTTACATTTGGTTTTATAGTAGCAAAAATCTGTAAGCAATCTCAAGCTGACATACGAGCGATAGCCATTGAAACAGGTATTCAGAATACTGGTGtagcaatttttttgttacgtttTACATTAAAACCACCTGCTGACGACCTAACTACTG tgaTTCCTGTGTCTACTGCAATTATGACACCAATAccattaacaattttatacataattaagttaatttatcaatatacacAGAAAGCAGAAACAAAAGTGGTACTAGAGACTGTTCCGTCATTAGAAAAACTCCAACAAACTACAGACATTTCTACCATCACACAACtgaatgattctaaaataattgatcgtttgcataataattga
- the LOC140664229 gene encoding transmembrane emp24 domain-containing protein 1, with translation MSYHMQLVLLGVFLFLIAPFRADSFAYENLPAVAMDYKVHIDAGKEDCYSQYVNRGATFYVSFQVLRGGDGKAGFAVRDPGGNIVYPYQWRPNGDYQDQSVNGGYYTVCIDNQFSRFAAKLVNLYITVIRYDQWHQYTKELEELNLSVENFTNAIVNVEKNINEMLQTQHWSRGREARDMNLLLDNNSYVQMWSIAQVVVITVTTMIQVYFVRKLFDVKPSGHSKTRI, from the exons ATGTCTTACCACATGCAGCTTGTGCTACTCGGTGTGTTTCTGTTCCTGATCGCGCCCTTTCGGGCCGACAGCTTTGCTTACGAGAACTTGCCCGCGGTCGCGATGGATTACAAGGTGCACATCGACGCCGGCAAAGAGGACTGTTATTCTCAATACGTGAACCGCGGAGCGACGTTCTACGTCAGTTTTCAG GTTTTACGTGGAGGAGATGGAAAGGCTGGTTTTGCGGTGAGAGATCCAGGAGGAAATATAGTTTATCCTTATCAATGGCGTCCTAATGGAGATTATCAAGATCAATCAGTAAATGGTGGTTATTATACTGTATGCATTGATAATCAGTTTTCAAGATTTGCTGCAAAACTagtgaatttatatatcacagTGATTAG GTACGATCAATGGCATCAATACACAAAGGAACTAGAAGAACTAAATCTTTCCGTCGAGAATTTTACg aatgcAATTGTGAATGTAGAGaagaatattaatgaaatgcTGCAAACCCAACATTGGAGCAGGGGCAGAGAGGCGAGAGACATGAATCTATTGTTGGACAATAACTCTTATGTGCAGATGTGGTCGATCGCGCAAGTGGTCGTCATCACAGTGACGACTATGATACAAGTGTATTTCGTTAGGAAGCTATTCGATGTGAAACCATCTGGACATTCTAAGACACGCATTTAA
- the LOC140664228 gene encoding ileal sodium/bile acid cotransporter-like isoform X2, whose protein sequence is MSGTAYIIGFLLLRGITAWTVDIVSDITVHMNHVTSVPFSIPNYNLSSELSLVVTSQDTDIAVPSFQLLQNENNSFNGILNVTGVFLGRTRLVFTLGENGIEESQEVSRIIVVREERTIDTIFTASVAILVSILYINFGCAMDWDVCRKTLKRPIGPAIGFFCQFLIMPLLSFLIGYLIFPDRPELQIGMFFTGISPSGGASNIWTVLLDGNLSLSIAMTTICTIAAFGMMPFWVFTLGRYIFAQGELAVPYRQIGTFVIGLVIPLVIGFIIQRKLPRVSKMLVRIIKPFSIILVVFIVIFAITTNLYLFKLFSWEIVIAGMGLPWLGFTFGFIVAKICKQSQADIRAIAIETGIQNTGVAIFLLRFTLKPPADDLTTVIPVSTAIMTPIPLTILYIIKLIYQYTQKAETKVVLETVPSLEKLQQTTDISTITQLNDSKIIDRLHNN, encoded by the exons atgtcTGGTACCGCATACATAATAGGATTTTTGTTATTGAGAGGAATAACAGCATGGACCGTTGACATTGTATCtgatataactgtacatatgaATCATGTAACATCAGTTCCATTTAGCATacctaattataatttatcgtcAGAGTTGTCCTTAGTCGTCACTAGTCAGGACACTGATATTGCGGTACCAAGTTTCCAACTACTGCAGAATGAAAATAACTCTTTTAATGGCATTTTAAATGTTACCGGTGTGTTCCTCGGTAGAACAAGATTAGTATTTACTTTGGGAGAAAATGGG attgAAGAAAGCCAAGAAGTTTCTCGTATTATTGTAGTACGAGAAGAACGCACAATAGATACCATATTCACTGCCAGTGTTGCAATACTTGTATccattttgtatattaattttggcTGTGCAATGGATTGGGATGTATGTCGCAAAACATTAAAGAGGCCAATAGGTCCAGCTATAGGATTCTTTTGCCAGTTTTTGATTATGCCAttg TTAAGTTTTCTCATTGGCTATCTTATATTTCCTGATCGTCCTGAACTGCAAATAGGCATGTTCTTCACAGGGATAAGCCCAAGTGGTGGTGCTTCTAATATTTGGACTGTGTTACTTGATGGCAATTTAAGTCTCTCAATCGCAATGACCACAATATGTACCATTGCTGCATTTG GAATGATGCCATTTTGGGTCTTTACATTGGGCAGGTATATTTTTGCACAGGGAGAACTCGCGGTACCTTACCGTCAAATTGGTACTTTTGTAATTGGTCTTGTAATTCCACTGGTTATAGGCTTTATCATCCAAAGAAAGCTTCCAAGAGTATCAAAGATGTTAGTTCGGATAATAAAAcctttttctataattttagttGTATTCATTGTTATATTTGCCATTACGACTAATTTGTATCTTTTCAAACTATTTTCATGGGAG attGTAATCGCAGGAATGGGTTTACCTTGGTTGGGCTTTACATTTGGTTTTATAGTAGCAAAAATCTGTAAGCAATCTCAAGCTGACATACGAGCGATAGCCATTGAAACAGGTATTCAGAATACTGGTGtagcaatttttttgttacgtttTACATTAAAACCACCTGCTGACGACCTAACTACTG tgaTTCCTGTGTCTACTGCAATTATGACACCAATAccattaacaattttatacataattaagttaatttatcaatatacacAGAAAGCAGAAACAAAAGTGGTACTAGAGACTGTTCCGTCATTAGAAAAACTCCAACAAACTACAGACATTTCTACCATCACACAACtgaatgattctaaaataattgatcgtttgcataataattga